The Polycladomyces zharkentensis DNA segment TGATGATTTTGGTGTTAGTTGATCTGGCTTATCTGCGCATTGTGAAATTCGGAACAATCGGCGGGATTTGGCCTCAGTTGGGGCTGCCGATCAGTGTGCTGATCCTTGCATGGATTGTAGCCTGTGTCAAAGTCCGCATGACGAATCGGACCGCCTTTGTACCGACGCTCTTTTTCATGGTGGTTGCCACTGCCATGGAAGCAGGGCCCTCGTTGAAACAAGCGCCCCTTGTGATGGTGTTTTTCATGGTTCTCACATTGATGGTGTGCAATGCCTGGCAGATTTTGCAGCTGCACCGGTTGGTAGCGCCGGACCGGAAAACGGAGAGAAAAGGGCTGAGGACAGTCAATTCCCGGGAAGATGCTCAGTAAAAGGGATTGATCCATAAACCCTCGT contains these protein-coding regions:
- a CDS encoding KinB-signaling pathway activation protein, with the translated sequence MTLRKWFYLFWTTMALGAVGAVVVGALLNGVTGSLGLDIKKQLFAGLMFAAVAELGFFAYLMFNWLGNGFFRNPFWFRLVQVLLMILVLVDLAYLRIVKFGTIGGIWPQLGLPISVLILAWIVACVKVRMTNRTAFVPTLFFMVVATAMEAGPSLKQAPLVMVFFMVLTLMVCNAWQILQLHRLVAPDRKTERKGLRTVNSREDAQ